A genomic window from Winogradskyella sp. J14-2 includes:
- a CDS encoding ferritin-like domain-containing protein, producing MNNTKEISNKLNELIEKNMNAKDSYEKAIEKVDSADIKNFFKSRAEERARFVKELRSEVWENKDIPENSGNIKGELHQNWMSLKSLFSSNDEEAMLQETVRIEKTSLKEYNEVISGHAIPSPIINTLKNQKSAIETAIRSAENFETIVS from the coding sequence ATGAACAATACCAAAGAAATATCAAATAAATTAAACGAACTTATAGAGAAGAATATGAACGCCAAGGATAGTTATGAAAAGGCTATCGAAAAGGTTGACAGCGCTGACATAAAAAACTTTTTTAAGTCTAGAGCAGAAGAGCGCGCAAGATTTGTGAAGGAGCTACGAAGCGAAGTTTGGGAAAATAAAGATATACCAGAAAATTCAGGTAATATTAAAGGAGAACTGCATCAAAACTGGATGTCTCTTAAGTCGCTTTTTTCATCAAACGATGAAGAAGCTATGCTACAAGAAACTGTAAGAATAGAAAAAACAAGTTTAAAAGAATATAATGAAGTTATTTCTGGACATGCAATACCATCGCCTATTATCAACACTCTCAAAAATCAAAAAAGTGCCATTGAGACAGCCATCAGAAGTGCTGAAAATTTTGAAACCATAGTGTCATAA
- a CDS encoding ferritin-like domain-containing protein — protein MIKDIMKYEKIVSDKLNELLVKNYDAEKGYINAMQEVDNVSVKNFFKNRAEERSKFARQLRTEILTYGEIPEDSGSLKGIMHRNWMSLKATFSSNNEETILNEALRGEKASLEEYNELLSDNNFPSRLIELLREQRNAIEAAINSVKLYEEVLS, from the coding sequence ATGATTAAAGATATTATGAAGTACGAAAAAATAGTTTCAGACAAGTTAAATGAATTATTAGTAAAAAATTATGACGCCGAAAAAGGTTACATCAACGCTATGCAAGAAGTAGACAACGTTAGTGTTAAAAACTTCTTTAAAAACAGAGCGGAAGAACGCTCCAAATTTGCACGTCAATTGAGAACAGAAATTTTGACTTATGGTGAAATACCAGAAGATTCAGGAAGCTTAAAAGGAATAATGCATAGAAATTGGATGAGTCTAAAAGCCACCTTCTCCTCCAATAATGAAGAGACCATTTTAAATGAAGCCTTAAGAGGCGAAAAAGCCAGTCTAGAAGAATATAATGAGTTGCTAAGCGACAATAATTTTCCATCAAGATTAATAGAGCTATTACGCGAACAAAGAAATGCGATAGAAGCAGCTATCAACTCAGTAAAACTTTATGAAGAAGTCTTATCATAA
- a CDS encoding DUF6252 family protein, with protein MKKLIVLSLILISVFSCGDEVEFNTPAFQGSLDGTSWRAKAFSASIDENDFLTLFGSNNIETLELIVPTVAVGVYVFGDVNTIEARFTTADGTIYSTNNRPHPDVSIYPEYGEIRINEIENNRFTGTFRFTAFNESGLQSVNFTGLTGEVGLDPVTGQNGPIYGGVFYRVPLISGTIPADPITCTDTEIATETAEATYIAAQQVGDDGFVSSSEFEIACSAYRQSLMMQRDYCGDLDGSIQQRIDDLGDCQISCEIATNNRNEAEVQYNTATMGTFDANCSQYQQFLQEQIDFCGDDDGAIQAVIDDLDCSDDDGDGVPNVFEDFNGDGDITNDDTDMDGIANYLDDDDDGDSVPTSLELQLDGNGNPTDTDGDGDADYLDTDDDGDGILTINEDANMDGDPTNDDVDGDGVPDYLQV; from the coding sequence ATGAAAAAATTAATAGTCTTATCTCTTATCTTAATATCGGTATTTAGCTGTGGTGATGAAGTAGAATTTAACACACCAGCATTTCAAGGTTCCCTAGATGGTACGTCTTGGAGAGCAAAAGCCTTTTCCGCAAGTATAGATGAAAATGATTTTTTAACGCTTTTTGGTTCAAACAATATCGAGACTTTAGAGTTAATAGTGCCTACTGTTGCTGTTGGTGTTTATGTCTTTGGTGATGTTAATACCATTGAAGCAAGATTTACAACTGCAGACGGCACAATATATTCTACAAACAACAGGCCGCATCCAGATGTGTCTATATATCCAGAGTATGGGGAAATACGTATAAATGAGATAGAAAATAATAGGTTTACAGGGACATTTAGATTTACAGCCTTTAACGAATCAGGCCTTCAATCAGTAAATTTCACTGGTTTAACAGGTGAGGTTGGTTTAGATCCTGTAACAGGACAAAATGGGCCAATTTATGGAGGTGTGTTTTACAGAGTGCCCTTAATTTCTGGAACAATTCCGGCAGATCCTATAACGTGTACAGATACAGAAATTGCCACCGAAACAGCTGAGGCTACATATATTGCAGCACAGCAAGTTGGTGATGATGGATTTGTTAGTAGTTCTGAGTTTGAAATTGCTTGTAGCGCCTACAGACAGTCGTTAATGATGCAACGCGATTACTGTGGTGATTTAGATGGCTCAATTCAACAAAGAATTGATGATCTGGGTGATTGTCAAATAAGTTGTGAAATAGCAACAAACAATAGAAACGAAGCTGAAGTGCAGTACAATACTGCAACTATGGGCACATTTGATGCAAATTGCTCGCAATATCAGCAGTTTCTGCAGGAGCAAATAGATTTTTGTGGTGATGACGATGGTGCAATTCAAGCGGTAATCGATGATTTAGATTGTAGCGACGATGATGGAGATGGCGTACCAAACGTGTTTGAAGATTTTAATGGAGATGGTGATATTACTAATGACGACACAGATATGGATGGTATAGCAAATTACTTAGATGACGACGATGATGGTGATAGTGTGCCAACATCTTTAGAGTTGCAATTAGATGGTAATGGTAATCCTACAGATACCGATGGAGATGGTGATGCAGATTATTTAGATACAGACGATGATGGTGATGGTATACTAACCATAAACGAAGACGCCAACATGGATGGAGACCCAACTAATGATGATGTAGATGGAGATGGTGTGCCAGATTATCTACAGGTATAA
- a CDS encoding 30S ribosomal protein S16, which yields MPVKIRLQRHGKKGKPYYWIVAADSRAKRDGKYLEKLGAYNPNTNPATIDLDVDGAVKWLENGAQPTDTAKAILSYKGALLKKHLAGGVKKGALTEEQAEAKFNAWLEEKAAKVQAKADGLSKADADAKAKALEAEKAVNEARIAANAPVVEEEVAEETTASNEEE from the coding sequence ATGCCTGTAAAAATTAGATTACAAAGACACGGTAAAAAAGGAAAACCTTATTACTGGATCGTAGCCGCGGACTCTCGCGCTAAAAGAGATGGTAAGTACTTAGAAAAATTAGGTGCTTACAATCCAAACACAAATCCTGCAACAATAGACCTTGATGTAGATGGTGCTGTAAAGTGGTTAGAAAACGGTGCACAACCAACAGATACTGCTAAAGCAATATTATCTTACAAAGGAGCTTTATTAAAGAAGCATTTAGCAGGTGGTGTTAAAAAAGGTGCTTTAACCGAAGAGCAAGCAGAAGCTAAATTTAACGCTTGGTTAGAAGAAAAGGCAGCTAAAGTACAAGCTAAAGCAGATGGCTTATCTAAAGCAGATGCCGATGCTAAAGCTAAAGCACTTGAAGCAGAAAAAGCAGTTAACGAAGCTCGTATTGCTGCAAATGCACCAGTAGTTGAAGAAGAAGTTGCTGAAGAGACAACGGCTTCTAACGAAGAAGAGTAA
- the rimM gene encoding ribosome maturation factor RimM (Essential for efficient processing of 16S rRNA), with product MKKEDCFYLGKIVKKYSYKGELLAKLDTDEPDLYENIDAVFIDLRGNLVPFFIESSQLHKSDLLRLKFEDVDNEADADALIKAELYLPLDLLPKLEGDKFYYHEVIGFTITDSNFGTVGIIKAINDTTAQALFEIDRNGIEILIPMNDEFIVKVDKPNKIIEVETPEGLIELYTSPS from the coding sequence ATGAAAAAAGAAGATTGTTTTTACTTAGGGAAAATTGTAAAAAAATACAGTTATAAAGGAGAACTACTCGCTAAGCTAGACACGGACGAACCAGACCTTTATGAAAATATTGATGCGGTTTTTATAGATCTTAGAGGTAATCTTGTACCGTTTTTTATCGAATCTTCGCAATTACACAAATCTGATTTACTTAGATTAAAGTTTGAAGATGTAGATAATGAAGCTGATGCAGATGCCTTAATAAAGGCCGAATTGTATTTACCTCTAGACTTGCTTCCTAAATTAGAAGGAGATAAGTTTTACTACCACGAAGTTATAGGTTTTACTATCACAGACAGCAATTTTGGCACTGTTGGAATTATAAAAGCTATTAATGATACTACAGCACAAGCGCTTTTTGAAATTGACAGAAATGGTATTGAAATTTTAATACCTATGAATGATGAGTTTATCGTTAAAGTAGATAAACCAAACAAAATCATAGAGGTTGAAACTCCCGAAGGATTAATAGAACTTTACACAAGCCCATCCTAA
- a CDS encoding tRNA1(Val) (adenine(37)-N6)-methyltransferase: protein MEKPFKFKQFSVNQDRCAMKIGTDGVLLGSWTSVKHNPFHILDIGSGTGILSLMMAQRSYAEQIEAIEIDDDAYEQCSENFENSPWNDRLFCYHASLLEFVEEVEDAFDLIICNPPFYSEDYKTENKSRNLARFNDAMPFKHIIYAVEHLLAEDGLFSIVIPRKEEKDFIALANTIGLFPNRILYVRGNPDADVKRSLIEFSYAEKDVEASDLIIETERHNYTKDYINLTKDFYLKM, encoded by the coding sequence ATGGAAAAGCCTTTTAAATTCAAACAATTCTCAGTCAACCAAGATCGTTGTGCCATGAAAATTGGTACAGATGGTGTTTTACTAGGTTCCTGGACTTCTGTAAAACATAATCCTTTTCACATTTTAGACATTGGCTCTGGCACAGGAATTCTAAGTCTTATGATGGCTCAAAGAAGTTATGCAGAGCAAATTGAAGCAATAGAAATTGATGACGATGCTTATGAACAGTGCTCTGAAAACTTCGAGAATTCACCTTGGAACGATCGCTTGTTTTGTTACCATGCTTCGCTTTTAGAGTTTGTTGAAGAGGTTGAAGATGCTTTCGATTTAATTATTTGTAATCCACCTTTTTATTCCGAAGATTATAAAACCGAAAATAAATCCAGAAACTTGGCGCGTTTTAACGATGCTATGCCTTTTAAACATATTATCTATGCTGTAGAACATTTACTAGCCGAAGATGGTTTGTTTTCAATAGTTATTCCCAGAAAAGAGGAAAAGGATTTTATAGCTTTAGCCAATACAATTGGCCTTTTTCCCAATCGAATTCTTTACGTTCGAGGCAATCCAGATGCCGATGTAAAACGCAGCTTAATTGAATTTAGCTATGCTGAAAAAGACGTTGAAGCTTCAGACTTAATTATTGAAACTGAACGTCACAACTACACTAAGGATTACATCAATCTAACAAAAGATTTTTATTTGAAAATGTAA
- a CDS encoding acyl-CoA dehydrogenase family protein produces the protein MKPDLFEAPDYYNLDELLTEEHKLVRDAAREWVKRDVSPIIEEAAQKAEFPKSIIGGLAEIGAFGPYIPEEYGGAGLDQISYGLIMQEIERGDSGVRSTASVQSSLVMYPIWKYGTEEQRQKYLPKLASGEWMGSFGLTEPDHGSNPGGMTTNYKDMGDHYLLNGAKMWISNAPFCQVAVVWAKNEEGRIHGLIVERGMEGFSTPETHNKWSLRASATGELIFDNVKVPKENLLPNKSGLGAPLGCLDSARYGIAWGAIGAAMDCYDTALRYSKERIQFGKPIGQFQLQQKKLAEMITEITKAQLLTWRLGVLRNEDKATSAQISMAKRNNVEMAINIAREARQMLGGMGITGEYSIMRHSMNLESVITYEGTHDIHLLITGLDITGLNAFK, from the coding sequence ATGAAACCAGATTTATTTGAAGCTCCTGACTATTATAACTTAGACGAATTACTCACTGAAGAACACAAATTGGTTCGTGATGCAGCCAGAGAATGGGTAAAACGAGATGTTTCTCCAATAATAGAAGAGGCTGCTCAAAAAGCAGAATTTCCAAAATCTATTATTGGTGGGTTAGCAGAAATTGGTGCTTTTGGACCATACATTCCTGAAGAATACGGTGGCGCAGGATTAGACCAGATTTCTTACGGTTTAATTATGCAAGAAATAGAACGTGGAGATTCCGGAGTACGCAGTACGGCATCCGTACAGTCGTCTTTAGTAATGTATCCTATCTGGAAATATGGTACAGAAGAACAACGTCAAAAATATTTGCCAAAATTAGCTTCTGGTGAATGGATGGGTTCTTTCGGTTTAACTGAACCAGATCATGGAAGTAATCCAGGTGGCATGACGACCAATTATAAAGATATGGGAGATCACTACCTTTTAAATGGTGCTAAAATGTGGATTTCTAACGCTCCTTTCTGCCAAGTAGCTGTAGTTTGGGCAAAAAATGAAGAAGGACGTATTCACGGCTTAATTGTTGAGCGTGGTATGGAAGGATTCTCTACACCTGAAACGCATAACAAATGGTCGCTTAGAGCTTCTGCTACAGGTGAGCTAATTTTTGATAACGTTAAAGTTCCTAAAGAAAATTTATTACCAAACAAATCTGGTTTAGGTGCACCACTTGGCTGCTTAGATTCTGCACGTTATGGTATTGCTTGGGGAGCGATTGGTGCAGCTATGGACTGTTACGATACGGCTTTGAGATATAGCAAAGAGCGTATTCAATTTGGTAAGCCTATTGGCCAGTTTCAGTTACAACAAAAGAAGTTAGCCGAAATGATTACCGAAATTACCAAAGCACAATTGTTAACATGGCGATTAGGTGTATTGCGTAACGAAGACAAGGCTACTTCTGCACAAATTTCTATGGCGAAACGTAACAATGTGGAAATGGCTATAAACATTGCTCGAGAAGCAAGACAAATGCTTGGAGGAATGGGAATTACTGGTGAGTACAGCATAATGCGTCATTCTATGAACTTAGAAAGTGTAATAACCTATGAGGGTACGCACGACATCCACTTACTAATTACAGGCTTAGATATTACAGGTTTAAATGCCTTTAAATAA
- a CDS encoding SGNH/GDSL hydrolase family protein, whose translation MKIIFYKLLFSTLLCFFYSCSASEDYNTDDLQDPIDNSKRILSLGDSYTIGQSVCESCSFPKQLKDSLVNNNDGVTFELNIIAQTGWTTSDLISNIVSENPSNNYDLVTLLIGVNNQYQGAPFSLYESEFPQLVQMAMSKVQGDKTKVIIVSIPDYAYTPFGQFSGDPSLTSTEIDMYNAFAENYCNENNITFVNITDITREGLNNPDLVASDDLHPSELAYTRFVERLLPLAIEKIQ comes from the coding sequence ATGAAAATTATCTTTTACAAATTATTATTTAGTACGCTATTATGTTTCTTTTATTCGTGCAGTGCGTCCGAAGATTATAATACTGATGATTTACAAGACCCTATTGATAACTCAAAAAGAATTCTAAGTTTGGGTGACAGCTACACCATAGGCCAAAGTGTCTGTGAGAGCTGTAGTTTCCCAAAGCAATTAAAGGATAGCCTAGTAAATAACAACGATGGCGTTACTTTTGAGTTAAACATAATAGCCCAAACAGGATGGACCACAAGCGATCTAATTAGTAATATTGTTTCCGAAAACCCATCAAACAACTATGACTTAGTTACCTTATTGATAGGCGTAAACAACCAATACCAAGGCGCACCCTTCTCGCTTTACGAATCAGAATTTCCGCAATTAGTACAGATGGCAATGAGTAAAGTACAAGGAGATAAAACTAAAGTGATTATAGTGTCAATTCCAGATTATGCCTACACACCATTTGGGCAGTTTAGTGGCGATCCGTCCTTAACTTCAACAGAAATTGACATGTACAATGCATTTGCAGAAAACTATTGCAATGAAAACAATATTACTTTTGTAAATATAACCGATATCACTCGCGAAGGATTAAACAATCCTGATTTGGTAGCTTCGGATGACTTGCATCCATCAGAACTTGCTTATACAAGATTTGTAGAAAGACTACTTCCTTTGGCCATCGAAAAAATCCAATAA
- a CDS encoding metallophosphoesterase has protein sequence MSSKSRLDRAYKNAHRIGFDDASKFILFSDCHRGDNSFADDFANNRNIYFHALKHYYTEGFSYCELGDGDELWENLSFESILNAHKNVYLLMKQFHEEDRLHMIWGNHDMVYRDPKYVEKYLSTYFDPKVGEDVDLFCNIQYHEGIVLKHSETGQELFLCHGHQADWWNYLFWKWSRFMVRILWKPLNVMGIADPTSPAKNYKELIKVERRTKKWILENNNLVTIAGHTHRPRFPEPGDIAFFNDGSCVHPRSITGLEIENGKISLIKWQIVTTEDGTLKIDRFLLEGPTPLIDYKTE, from the coding sequence ATGTCATCAAAATCGAGATTAGATCGTGCTTACAAAAATGCTCATCGCATTGGTTTTGATGACGCTTCAAAATTCATTTTATTTAGTGATTGCCATCGTGGTGATAACAGCTTTGCAGACGATTTCGCTAATAACAGGAACATATATTTTCATGCACTGAAACATTATTATACCGAAGGTTTTAGTTATTGCGAACTAGGTGATGGTGACGAACTATGGGAAAATTTGTCGTTTGAATCTATATTAAATGCACACAAGAATGTCTACTTGCTCATGAAGCAATTTCATGAAGAGGATAGATTGCACATGATTTGGGGAAATCACGATATGGTATATCGCGACCCTAAATATGTAGAGAAATATTTATCTACCTATTTTGATCCTAAAGTGGGAGAAGATGTTGACCTGTTTTGTAATATACAATATCATGAAGGTATTGTTTTAAAACATTCTGAAACAGGACAAGAATTGTTTCTCTGCCATGGCCACCAAGCGGATTGGTGGAATTACCTATTCTGGAAATGGAGCCGGTTTATGGTTCGTATTCTTTGGAAACCCTTAAATGTTATGGGAATAGCAGACCCTACAAGTCCTGCTAAAAACTACAAAGAGCTCATAAAAGTAGAACGCAGAACTAAAAAGTGGATTTTAGAAAACAACAACTTGGTAACCATTGCTGGTCATACACATAGACCGCGTTTCCCAGAGCCAGGTGATATTGCTTTTTTTAACGATGGTAGCTGTGTACATCCAAGAAGTATTACTGGTCTTGAGATTGAAAACGGAAAAATTTCTCTCATTAAATGGCAAATCGTCACTACCGAAGATGGTACATTAAAAATTGATCGTTTTTTGTTAGAAGGACCTACTCCTTTGATTGACTATAAGACGGAATAA
- a CDS encoding 2Fe-2S iron-sulfur cluster-binding protein, whose product MDINITIIDRDGVTHQIEAPTDMAMNLMEVVRSYELAPEGTIGVCGGMAMCASCQCYVLSDTELPEMQDDEEAMLSEAFYVKDNSRLGCQIPITPELEGLEVELAPES is encoded by the coding sequence ATGGACATAAATATAACAATCATTGATCGCGATGGTGTAACACATCAAATCGAAGCACCAACAGATATGGCAATGAATCTTATGGAAGTAGTACGTTCTTACGAACTAGCTCCTGAAGGTACCATTGGTGTTTGTGGTGGCATGGCCATGTGTGCATCTTGCCAATGCTATGTCTTAAGTGATACCGAATTACCAGAAATGCAGGATGATGAAGAGGCTATGCTTTCCGAAGCTTTTTATGTAAAAGACAATTCTCGATTAGGTTGCCAGATACCAATTACGCCAGAGCTAGAAGGTTTGGAAGTAGAGCTGGCACCAGAAAGCTAA
- a CDS encoding four helix bundle protein, with the protein MAVQKFEDLLVWQKSQALAVTIYKVFKDNNDFSFRDQIKRASVSISNNIAEGFDRNSNADFSRFLYIALSSNSEVRSMLYLSISLNFLSQDESRELIEMNNEISKMLHGLIKSIKN; encoded by the coding sequence ATGGCCGTTCAAAAATTTGAAGATTTATTAGTTTGGCAAAAGTCTCAGGCTTTAGCTGTTACTATTTATAAGGTTTTCAAAGATAATAATGACTTTTCTTTTAGAGATCAAATAAAAAGAGCGTCAGTTTCAATTTCTAATAACATTGCAGAAGGTTTTGATAGGAACTCAAATGCAGACTTTTCAAGATTTTTATATATAGCTTTGTCATCGAATAGTGAAGTAAGGTCAATGTTATATTTATCTATTAGTTTAAATTTTTTAAGTCAAGATGAATCAAGAGAATTAATAGAAATGAACAACGAGATTTCTAAAATGTTACATGGTTTAATCAAATCTATCAAAAACTAA